ACCGAATAATATATATATATATATATATATCGTTTCATTAAAGTACAATTATTTTTAAATAATTAAGGAGGTTTTTTATGAGATTAGAGAAAACAAGTCATTTAAAGGAAATGATAATAATAGCTTTAATAACTCTATTTCATTTTTCTTATTCTATGGGTGTTGTAAGCGAAATTAATAACATTGAAACTGAATATCAAGAATTATTACTAAAAGAAGCAGAAAAATTGGAGGAATTTAAGGCGGAAAAATTAACACTGGAAAATGAATTAGTTAAACTTAAAGAAAGAGAAGTAGGCAAGGAAGAAGTTTTTGTAAAACTTGGAAGAGATTCTGAAATTAGATGGCATAGAGATGAATATAAAAAATTAGAAAAAAGATATGAAGAATACTACAATAAATTAGAAAAAGCGATAGCAGAAAGAGAAGGAAAAATAGCAGAGCTAGAAAAATTAATA
Above is a window of Fusobacterium russii ATCC 25533 DNA encoding:
- a CDS encoding adhesion protein FadA, with protein sequence MRLEKTSHLKEMIIIALITLFHFSYSMGVVSEINNIETEYQELLLKEAEKLEEFKAEKLTLENELVKLKEREVGKEEVFVKLGRDSEIRWHRDEYKKLEKRYEEYYNKLEKAIAEREGKIAELEKLISIMSE